A window of the Sandaracinaceae bacterium genome harbors these coding sequences:
- a CDS encoding serine/threonine protein kinase, translating into MIEAAQQSLDAVLRTLAVDADTIQRAPQRTIEPRLLPDESAKRALELLQSITPSESRGRAVHVGELLGQGGMGEVLLADQVSMGRKVAVKRLKREATTEANTIKLLQEAWVTGYMEHPNIIPVYDITVDESGTPLILLMRIEGTQWGHLMDDPETVRERFNTTDLLEWNLRVLMQVCDAVHFAHTRGIIHRDLKPENIMIGELGEVYVVDWGIAVSMRLEHTGRIPLARHATQMAGTPCYMAPEMLGGEHSLLSERTDVYLLGSMLYEMLSGTVPHGGKKLPEIVASIIASPPPAPDGVPHELGRICRRAMDANPAQRFESALQFKLAIENFLRHRGSRQLARQAAGRLRELLRELERPDADTSDDERHLHLHNMFAECRFAFRESLKEWPDNGAAIEGIRRATAAMVEYELGLGDAKAAATLLSGLEQPPAELRQRVEEAQVVKAAEQQRVDEIVRDNDSATGARTRVLLGVIMGLSWTLSPLALNRWLPRVTGMTRESHLGLIYSTGAFLLVGIGFAWWARDSMTKTKLNRQLITTVMFTMLAQMVMNLVCGVRGIDVETTMVLNFFLWFAIAGMVTLLLEHRFWVATVGYFVALGSVTFLPEYRYWIMSASHLLLTVNVLAMWGPTALEMIRRGEDPPPLNQPLILATANDMSEDSEEVREELLFA; encoded by the coding sequence ATGATCGAAGCCGCGCAACAATCCCTCGATGCCGTGCTGCGCACGCTCGCGGTGGACGCCGACACGATCCAGCGCGCTCCTCAGCGCACCATCGAGCCGCGCCTGCTGCCCGACGAGTCCGCCAAGCGCGCGCTCGAGCTGCTGCAGTCCATCACACCGAGCGAGTCGCGCGGGCGCGCGGTGCACGTGGGCGAGCTGCTGGGCCAGGGCGGCATGGGCGAGGTGCTGCTCGCCGATCAGGTGTCCATGGGGCGCAAGGTCGCGGTCAAGCGCCTGAAGCGCGAAGCCACCACCGAGGCCAACACCATCAAGCTGCTGCAGGAGGCCTGGGTCACCGGCTACATGGAGCACCCGAACATCATCCCGGTGTACGACATCACCGTGGACGAGTCGGGCACGCCGCTCATCCTGCTGATGCGCATCGAGGGGACGCAGTGGGGTCACCTGATGGACGACCCCGAGACCGTCCGCGAGCGCTTCAACACGACCGACCTGCTGGAGTGGAACCTGCGCGTGCTGATGCAGGTGTGCGACGCGGTGCACTTCGCGCACACGCGCGGCATCATCCACCGCGACCTCAAGCCCGAGAACATCATGATCGGAGAGCTGGGCGAGGTGTACGTGGTGGACTGGGGCATCGCCGTCAGCATGCGCCTCGAGCACACGGGCCGAATCCCGCTCGCGCGGCACGCCACGCAGATGGCGGGCACCCCCTGCTACATGGCGCCCGAGATGCTGGGCGGCGAGCACAGCCTCCTCAGCGAGCGCACCGACGTCTACCTGCTGGGCTCCATGCTTTACGAGATGCTGTCGGGCACGGTCCCGCACGGGGGCAAGAAGCTGCCCGAGATCGTGGCGAGCATCATCGCGTCCCCGCCGCCCGCGCCCGACGGCGTGCCCCACGAGCTGGGGCGCATCTGCCGCCGCGCCATGGACGCCAACCCCGCGCAACGCTTCGAGTCCGCGCTGCAGTTCAAGCTGGCCATCGAGAACTTCCTGCGTCACCGGGGCTCACGTCAGCTGGCGCGCCAAGCCGCGGGCCGCCTACGCGAGCTGCTGCGCGAGCTGGAGCGACCGGACGCGGACACCAGCGACGACGAGCGGCACCTGCACCTGCACAACATGTTCGCGGAGTGTCGCTTCGCGTTCCGCGAGTCGCTCAAGGAGTGGCCCGACAACGGCGCCGCCATCGAGGGCATCCGCCGCGCCACGGCCGCGATGGTGGAGTACGAGCTCGGCCTTGGAGACGCCAAGGCTGCCGCCACGCTGCTGAGCGGCCTCGAGCAGCCTCCCGCGGAGCTGCGGCAGCGTGTCGAAGAGGCGCAGGTGGTCAAGGCCGCCGAGCAGCAACGCGTGGACGAGATCGTGCGCGACAACGACTCGGCGACGGGCGCGCGCACGCGCGTTCTGCTGGGCGTCATCATGGGTCTCAGCTGGACGCTCAGCCCGCTGGCGTTGAACCGCTGGCTGCCACGCGTGACGGGCATGACGCGCGAGTCGCACCTGGGGCTCATCTACTCGACGGGCGCGTTCCTGCTCGTCGGGATCGGCTTCGCGTGGTGGGCCCGGGACTCCATGACCAAGACCAAGCTCAACCGGCAGCTCATCACCACGGTCATGTTCACGATGCTGGCCCAGATGGTCATGAACCTGGTGTGCGGGGTACGCGGCATCGACGTCGAGACCACCATGGTGCTGAACTTCTTCCTGTGGTTCGCCATCGCGGGCATGGTCACGCTGTTGCTCGAGCACCGCTTCTGGGTGGCCACGGTGGGCTACTTCGTGGCGCTGGGTTCGGTGACGTTCCTGCCGGAGTATCGCTACTGGATCATGAGCGCGAGCCACCTGCTGCTCACCGTCAACGTGCTCGCCATGTGGGGTCCCACAGCGCTCGAGATGATCCGCCGCGGCGAAGACCCCCCGCCCCTGAACCAACCCCTCATATTGGCTACAGCTAACGACATGTCAGAGGACTCCGAAGAGGTCCGCGAAGAACTTCTGTTCGCGTAG
- a CDS encoding dienelactone hydrolase family protein, which produces MHTELLPYTHEDEDFDVFLVRPDGDEPRPAVLICHMWGGREGFIEDKARALAKLGYVAAGIDLYGVGQRGTDVASSRALMTALVTQPAVLRSRLAKAHAVVRDAHGVDPERMGAIGYCFGGLCAILMARMGLPLRGVVSFHGLLKIGEPLDAEVQAQIMVQHGQDDPMVPPSDVGTFAEEMKRINADWQLHSYPGVVHGFTNPKANDPAFGTVYDEDAARRSWIEMRRFFEDTLG; this is translated from the coding sequence ATGCACACCGAGCTACTGCCCTACACCCACGAGGACGAGGACTTCGACGTCTTCCTCGTCCGCCCCGACGGCGACGAGCCGCGCCCCGCCGTCCTCATCTGCCACATGTGGGGCGGACGCGAGGGGTTCATCGAGGACAAGGCCCGAGCGCTCGCGAAGCTGGGCTACGTGGCGGCGGGTATCGATCTCTACGGCGTCGGGCAGCGCGGCACGGACGTGGCCTCGAGCCGCGCGCTCATGACGGCGCTCGTGACCCAGCCTGCGGTGCTGCGTAGCCGCCTCGCGAAGGCACACGCCGTGGTCCGCGACGCGCACGGCGTCGACCCCGAGCGCATGGGCGCCATCGGCTACTGCTTCGGAGGTCTGTGCGCCATCCTCATGGCGCGCATGGGGCTACCGCTGCGCGGCGTGGTCAGCTTCCACGGGCTGCTGAAGATCGGCGAGCCGCTCGACGCCGAGGTGCAGGCGCAGATCATGGTGCAGCACGGACAAGACGACCCGATGGTGCCGCCCAGCGACGTCGGGACCTTCGCCGAAGAGATGAAGCGCATCAACGCCGACTGGCAGCTGCACTCGTATCCCGGCGTCGTGCATGGCTTCACCAACCCCAAGGCGAACGACCCGGCGTTCGGGACCGTGTACGATGAAGACGCCGCGCGCCGCTCCTGGATCGAGATGCGCCGCTTCTTCGAGGACACGCTGGGTTGA
- a CDS encoding TetR/AcrR family transcriptional regulator: MATRKAKSSGSTVRAARAELYRAAILTAAERVFAEQGYDASRMQTVAAEAGVALGTLYKVFAGKQDVLDAIHRQQGEQLIHAATSHADLASGPLEAVLSGVDAYMRYLAAHPNYLKIHLAGGHAWALGSGYISPEQVRQFDTGLQIIALFLTRAMDAGVMAREDPLLSARLMIAAHQVMLADYVDRGDDDVDALVARVRRYMLRAFAP; encoded by the coding sequence ATGGCGACGCGGAAAGCCAAGAGCTCCGGATCCACGGTGCGCGCAGCGCGCGCCGAGCTGTATCGCGCTGCCATCCTCACGGCCGCCGAGCGCGTCTTCGCGGAGCAGGGCTACGACGCGTCTCGCATGCAGACCGTCGCGGCCGAGGCGGGCGTGGCGCTGGGCACGCTGTACAAGGTGTTCGCGGGGAAGCAGGACGTCCTGGACGCCATCCACCGTCAACAGGGCGAACAGCTGATCCACGCCGCCACCTCCCACGCGGACTTGGCGAGCGGCCCCCTCGAGGCCGTGCTGAGCGGCGTCGACGCCTACATGCGCTACCTGGCCGCGCACCCGAACTATCTGAAGATCCACCTCGCTGGCGGCCATGCGTGGGCGCTCGGCAGCGGCTACATCAGCCCGGAGCAGGTGCGGCAGTTCGACACGGGCCTCCAGATCATCGCGCTGTTCCTGACGCGCGCGATGGACGCCGGGGTCATGGCGCGCGAAGACCCGCTCCTCTCGGCGCGGCTCATGATCGCGGCCCACCAGGTGATGCTGGCCGACTACGTGGACCGCGGGGATGACGACGTGGATGCGTTGGTCGCCCGTGTGCGGCGCTACATGCTACGCGCGTTCGCGCCGTGA
- a CDS encoding phosphotyrosine protein phosphatase, which translates to MRVLFVCSRNQWRSPTAEAVFRRHPAVDARSAGTSPKARKTVSARDLEWADVICVMERKHAQRLRADYARLLGGKPLHVLEVPDEYRYMDPELVALLTQVVSERLGL; encoded by the coding sequence CTGCGGGTCTTGTTCGTGTGCAGCCGCAACCAGTGGCGCAGCCCCACCGCCGAGGCCGTGTTTCGTCGGCACCCTGCCGTCGACGCGCGCTCGGCAGGGACCAGCCCGAAGGCTCGCAAGACGGTGAGCGCGCGCGACCTCGAGTGGGCGGACGTCATCTGCGTCATGGAGCGCAAGCACGCCCAGCGCCTACGCGCCGACTACGCGCGGCTGCTCGGTGGAAAGCCGCTGCACGTGCTGGAGGTCCCCGACGAGTATCGGTACATGGACCCGGAGCTCGTGGCGTTGCTCACACAGGTCGTCAGCGAGCGCCTCGGTCTGTGA
- a CDS encoding nuclear transport factor 2 family protein → MKTWDVAEIEEAFRLYWNTGMIREDWDAWADLFTEDVVYEERVLGTMIGRETVRAWIKPLMVKYGEIYGIYHWHLVDPSGNGRVVFHMDNRRDHPSGEGYLDFPGMTVLQYAGDGKWSREEDYWAEKLSVQCYLDYEKALKKHDPKHRDKRTRLDWGDGPAWTKGPASYWEHRPGERPDAT, encoded by the coding sequence ATGAAGACCTGGGACGTGGCAGAGATCGAGGAGGCCTTCCGGCTCTACTGGAACACCGGCATGATCCGCGAGGACTGGGACGCGTGGGCCGATCTCTTCACCGAGGACGTGGTCTATGAGGAGCGGGTGCTCGGGACCATGATCGGCCGCGAGACGGTGCGCGCGTGGATCAAGCCGCTGATGGTGAAGTACGGTGAGATCTATGGCATCTATCACTGGCACTTGGTGGACCCGAGCGGCAACGGGCGGGTCGTGTTCCACATGGACAACCGCCGCGACCACCCGAGCGGCGAGGGCTACCTCGACTTCCCGGGCATGACGGTGCTCCAGTACGCGGGCGATGGAAAGTGGTCGCGCGAGGAGGACTACTGGGCGGAGAAGCTCAGCGTGCAGTGCTACCTCGACTACGAGAAGGCCCTGAAGAAGCACGACCCGAAGCATCGCGACAAGCGCACACGCCTCGACTGGGGCGACGGTCCCGCGTGGACGAAGGGGCCCGCGTCGTACTGGGAGCATCGCCCCGGCGAGCGCCCCGACGCCACATGA
- a CDS encoding DUF3703 domain-containing protein, which yields MLTTEAFRERIEAIEHAIHERAFDDAEQQLVSLHIAVHEQAALHQRVHLLWFRLGRAQRSVRMQAGQVFPIVFAVPVSLVHRYLGLAVGRHREPV from the coding sequence ATGCTGACGACAGAAGCCTTCCGCGAGCGCATCGAAGCCATCGAGCACGCCATCCACGAGCGCGCCTTCGACGACGCCGAGCAGCAGCTGGTGTCCCTGCACATCGCCGTGCATGAGCAGGCCGCGCTCCATCAGCGGGTCCACCTGCTGTGGTTCCGTCTTGGGCGAGCGCAGCGGAGCGTGCGCATGCAAGCGGGGCAGGTCTTTCCCATCGTGTTTGCCGTCCCCGTGTCGCTGGTGCACCGCTACTTGGGTCTAGCCGTGGGGCGGCACCGCGAGCCGGTCTGA
- a CDS encoding IS4 family transposase, protein MKTSKPASPTKLAYPQEPETRDCSATAGQRKAGRSETTGGVSLARVRSMVGQATDNELHAKLEGSLADGVLGVMQAGSLGVAVIGAALATSQGLDPKHATKQVDRLLSNPKLQLEQLDVPWTRFVLGERKDVIVALDWTEYAHDGHSVIAANVITSHGRATPLCWKTVSSAELSDGGRIDAEDTLLLRLRSAIPDDVRVTIVADRGFGGTALYDFLSEQRWHFVIRFRKDIKVRVSNKPLQAASKLVSTEGRARLWKNVTLTTQEHPVAGIVTVKAKDMKDPWCLATNRTDLTASQIVAMYGRRFTIEETFRDAKNPRYGLGLSEVRVKRPERRDRLILLAALAQALLTVLGAASEATGLDRVLKANTVTTRTHSLFRQGCVWFALLPNAPAHRRHILLNKFDELLREQKFFADLFGVL, encoded by the coding sequence ATGAAGACCTCGAAGCCTGCCTCCCCGACGAAACTGGCCTACCCTCAAGAGCCTGAGACGCGTGACTGTTCGGCGACTGCCGGGCAGCGGAAGGCAGGTCGATCCGAGACCACAGGGGGAGTGTCTTTGGCTAGAGTGCGCTCGATGGTCGGCCAGGCGACAGACAATGAGCTCCACGCCAAGCTCGAGGGCTCGCTCGCGGACGGGGTGCTGGGGGTCATGCAGGCGGGTTCGCTGGGCGTGGCGGTCATCGGCGCAGCGCTCGCGACTTCGCAGGGGCTCGACCCGAAGCACGCGACCAAACAGGTGGACCGCCTGCTGTCGAACCCCAAGCTGCAGCTTGAGCAGCTCGACGTACCTTGGACGCGCTTCGTGCTCGGCGAGCGAAAGGACGTCATCGTTGCGCTCGACTGGACCGAGTACGCACACGACGGTCACAGCGTCATCGCCGCCAACGTCATCACGTCGCACGGCCGCGCCACGCCGCTCTGCTGGAAGACCGTTTCGAGCGCAGAGCTGAGCGACGGAGGCCGCATCGACGCCGAGGACACGTTGCTGCTTCGCCTACGCTCCGCGATCCCAGACGATGTTCGCGTCACCATCGTGGCCGACCGTGGCTTCGGTGGCACCGCTCTCTACGACTTCCTGAGCGAGCAGCGCTGGCACTTCGTCATCCGCTTTCGCAAGGACATCAAGGTCCGAGTGTCCAACAAGCCGCTCCAGGCCGCCTCCAAGCTCGTCTCGACCGAGGGGCGTGCGCGGCTGTGGAAGAACGTGACGCTGACCACTCAGGAGCACCCCGTCGCGGGCATCGTCACGGTGAAGGCCAAGGACATGAAGGACCCCTGGTGCCTGGCCACAAACCGCACTGACCTGACCGCCAGCCAGATCGTAGCGATGTACGGCCGGCGATTCACAATTGAGGAGACGTTTCGCGACGCGAAGAACCCTCGCTACGGACTCGGACTCTCGGAGGTGCGAGTCAAGCGTCCGGAACGCAGAGACCGCCTGATTCTACTGGCTGCGCTCGCCCAGGCGCTCCTCACAGTCCTCGGCGCCGCCAGCGAAGCCACCGGTCTCGACAGGGTGCTCAAGGCAAATACCGTCACCACGCGCACTCACTCTCTTTTTCGTCAGGGATGCGTATGGTTCGCGCTCCTTCCGAATGCCCCCGCTCATCGACGTCACATCCTGCTCAACAAGTTCGATGAGCTCCTACGCGAACAGAAGTTCTTCGCGGACCTCTTCGGAGTCCTCTGA
- a CDS encoding Rieske (2Fe-2S) protein gives MQNRYYTPGIPIGWFQVEYTDQLKAGDVKPLKYFGKDLVLYRTESGEAVMLDAFCPHLGAHLGHGGKVKGENIECPFHAWQFATDGNVSAVPYAQRLPRKACLPKWHLKEVGGLVMAWHHPDGGEPKWDIPEEIPEWGTAAGERNESWTDYEIREWTIRTTNQEMAENSVDSAHFHYVHGATNMPQSEAEVRDHVLRVFSNTGMETPRGPVPGSVESLAYGFGLALVRFKGIVETLNVACTTPIDDEHVHVRFAFSVNKSAGANVAKGVGAAFVKEVSRQLGQDIPIWENKVQHKQPLLCDGDGPIGMFRRWCEQFYAAPQQEAAAE, from the coding sequence ATGCAGAATCGCTACTACACCCCAGGCATCCCCATCGGTTGGTTCCAGGTCGAGTACACCGACCAGCTGAAGGCCGGCGATGTGAAGCCGCTGAAGTACTTCGGCAAGGACTTGGTCCTGTACCGCACGGAGAGCGGCGAGGCGGTCATGCTGGACGCGTTCTGCCCGCACCTCGGCGCGCACCTCGGCCATGGCGGCAAGGTCAAGGGCGAGAACATCGAGTGTCCGTTCCACGCGTGGCAGTTTGCCACCGACGGCAACGTCTCGGCGGTGCCCTACGCGCAGCGCCTGCCCCGCAAGGCCTGCCTGCCCAAGTGGCACCTCAAGGAGGTCGGCGGCCTGGTGATGGCCTGGCACCACCCCGACGGCGGTGAGCCCAAGTGGGACATCCCCGAGGAGATCCCGGAGTGGGGGACCGCCGCGGGCGAGCGCAACGAGAGCTGGACCGACTACGAGATCCGCGAGTGGACCATCCGCACCACCAACCAGGAGATGGCGGAGAACTCGGTCGACTCGGCGCACTTCCACTACGTGCACGGCGCCACCAACATGCCGCAGTCCGAGGCCGAGGTGCGCGACCACGTCCTGCGCGTGTTCAGCAACACCGGCATGGAGACCCCGCGCGGTCCGGTGCCCGGCTCGGTGGAGAGCCTCGCCTACGGCTTCGGCCTGGCGCTGGTGCGCTTCAAGGGCATCGTCGAGACCCTCAACGTGGCCTGCACCACGCCCATCGACGACGAGCACGTCCACGTGCGCTTCGCCTTCTCCGTGAACAAGAGCGCGGGCGCCAACGTGGCCAAGGGCGTGGGCGCGGCGTTCGTGAAGGAGGTCAGCCGTCAGCTGGGCCAGGACATCCCGATCTGGGAGAACAAGGTCCAGCACAAGCAGCCCCTGCTGTGCGACGGCGACGGCCCCATCGGCATGTTCCGCCGCTGGTGCGAGCAGTTCTACGCCGCGCCGCAGCAAGAGGCCGCGGCAGAGTAG
- a CDS encoding protein kinase, whose protein sequence is MSEALHVPESADPNIGMVLQDRYRIIRKVGEGGMGAVYEAEHVLIKRRVAIKCLHAQFATHPEIVARFHREALAVTSIGHENIVEVTDMGRFPDQSVYMVLEFLQGRDWADDLERGGAQAVGKTVRIMEQVCDALQAAHDKDIVHRDLKPENIFLIERAGNPDFVKVVDFGISKFKDTDTVQSMTRTGTAMGTPFYMSPEQAQGRKDIDHRSDIYSLGVILFQALTGQYPFDDEAYPMLVLKICTEPAPNAALFRRDLPAGLAHIVDKCLQKNPADRYQDCASLKRALSAFREVTDAPQLDENAPKTASFTASAMQARAGGQTDLSFGESQLRLAHAATVTPVGVPVTSVATAAPGAMDDPAPALPTRGNALPIVAGAALLVAVAVGAAVALSSGGHDPEVAPSAQAPGSHEAHTTDPGGGDTTPVQAAAPVPPTEEPPGTTSTPAAAVTVQITTEPVNAEVYLDGMRIPNPFDGELPQTTDPRRLEVRAEGYTTIAQDLVLQFPQRVRLTLLRGTGIDDRSTAATRRSSGSRPASSPPTSTMAAAELPAPPMAVASEMVATPAPTPAPTPPTEPAADTNMALKQIRF, encoded by the coding sequence ATGAGCGAAGCCTTGCACGTGCCGGAGTCCGCGGACCCCAACATCGGGATGGTCCTGCAGGACCGGTACCGGATCATCCGGAAGGTCGGCGAGGGGGGCATGGGAGCGGTCTACGAGGCCGAGCACGTGCTCATCAAACGCCGTGTGGCCATCAAGTGCCTGCACGCTCAGTTCGCGACGCACCCGGAGATCGTCGCGCGCTTCCATAGAGAAGCGCTGGCTGTCACGAGCATTGGTCACGAGAACATCGTCGAGGTCACGGACATGGGGCGCTTCCCCGATCAGTCCGTGTACATGGTGCTCGAGTTTCTGCAGGGACGTGACTGGGCCGACGACCTCGAGCGCGGTGGAGCCCAGGCGGTGGGAAAGACCGTGCGCATCATGGAGCAGGTCTGCGATGCCCTGCAGGCCGCTCACGACAAGGACATCGTCCATCGCGACCTCAAGCCCGAGAACATCTTCCTCATCGAGCGCGCGGGCAACCCCGACTTCGTGAAGGTGGTGGACTTCGGTATCTCGAAGTTCAAGGACACCGACACGGTCCAGAGCATGACGCGCACGGGCACGGCGATGGGCACACCGTTCTACATGTCGCCCGAACAGGCTCAGGGGCGCAAGGACATCGACCACCGCTCGGACATCTATTCGCTCGGCGTGATCCTGTTCCAAGCGCTCACGGGACAATATCCGTTCGACGACGAGGCCTACCCGATGTTGGTCCTCAAGATCTGTACGGAGCCCGCGCCCAACGCTGCGCTCTTCCGTCGAGACCTGCCCGCCGGGCTGGCGCACATCGTCGACAAGTGCCTGCAAAAGAACCCAGCGGACCGCTACCAGGACTGCGCGTCGCTGAAGCGCGCGCTGTCCGCCTTTCGTGAAGTCACCGACGCGCCGCAGCTGGACGAGAACGCCCCGAAGACAGCCAGCTTCACCGCCTCGGCGATGCAAGCGCGCGCGGGCGGGCAGACGGACCTCTCGTTCGGCGAGTCACAGCTGCGTTTGGCGCACGCCGCCACTGTGACGCCGGTCGGGGTGCCCGTCACGTCCGTCGCCACGGCCGCCCCTGGCGCGATGGACGACCCCGCCCCCGCGCTCCCGACCCGGGGAAACGCGCTGCCCATCGTAGCGGGCGCGGCGCTGTTGGTCGCGGTCGCGGTGGGCGCCGCCGTGGCGCTCTCGTCTGGTGGGCATGATCCCGAGGTCGCGCCCAGCGCCCAGGCACCTGGCAGTCACGAAGCCCACACGACGGATCCCGGAGGCGGCGACACGACACCCGTGCAGGCGGCGGCCCCCGTGCCTCCGACGGAAGAACCCCCTGGGACGACCTCCACGCCAGCGGCGGCGGTCACCGTGCAGATCACGACGGAGCCCGTCAACGCCGAGGTCTACCTGGACGGCATGCGCATCCCGAATCCGTTCGACGGCGAGCTCCCCCAGACCACCGATCCTCGCCGGTTGGAGGTACGCGCCGAGGGCTACACCACCATTGCACAGGATCTCGTGCTCCAGTTCCCCCAGCGCGTGCGCTTGACGTTGCTGCGCGGCACCGGCATCGACGACCGCTCCACTGCGGCGACGCGACGCTCGAGCGGCTCGCGACCCGCGTCGAGCCCACCGACCAGCACCATGGCGGCCGCCGAGTTGCCAGCTCCGCCGATGGCTGTGGCGAGCGAGATGGTCGCCACACCAGCGCCGACGCCCGCGCCGACACCACCTACGGAACCCGCAGCCGACACCAACATGGCGCTCAAGCAGATACGGTTCTGA
- a CDS encoding four helix bundle protein codes for MLDHERLDAYQCALRFAAQSLQILNGVPRGHAELTDQLRRATLSIPLNIAEGAGKPTHKDRARFHAIARGSAMECGAILDLLRLQALADEERVAEAKVLLVRLVAMLTRMCR; via the coding sequence ATGCTCGACCACGAGAGACTCGATGCCTACCAGTGCGCCCTGCGCTTTGCGGCGCAATCCCTCCAGATCCTGAACGGCGTGCCCCGTGGCCACGCTGAACTCACCGACCAGCTCAGACGGGCGACTCTCTCGATTCCCCTCAATATCGCGGAGGGCGCGGGCAAGCCGACTCACAAGGACCGAGCACGGTTTCACGCGATCGCGCGAGGATCGGCCATGGAGTGTGGCGCGATCCTCGATCTGCTTCGGTTGCAGGCGCTGGCTGACGAAGAGCGTGTTGCCGAGGCGAAGGTCCTCTTGGTGCGGTTGGTAGCCATGTTGACCAGGATGTGTCGTTGA
- the moaA gene encoding GTP 3',8-cyclase MoaA, which produces MKRLPVLSSRMATYDALASYPPTPARFGDAGLPPLSDGQGRRYTYARISLTDRCDMACVYCMPPGGEEEHALRDELMSFEEVARLVRVLSEMGVTRVRFTGGEPLVRKDIVRLVALAHAEAPSVELVMTTNAGRLAELAGPLADAGLRGVNVSIDSLDATRFAEITRGGSLPAVLAGMNAARAAGLTLKTNTIPMRGVNDDELRALVEHSWSLGGTPRFIELMPLGEGAKLPSTLRMTRADVEQVLGDLLSQDALLVATGADRGPARYVRAANATPPNAPKRSVHERRVGFITPLSSTFCDSCNRIRVTARGDLRGCLASRSALSLRDILRAGGTDADIAWALGHALGRKHDGHGFLDPNEAEHHHVGMSLIGG; this is translated from the coding sequence ATGAAGCGCCTCCCCGTGCTCAGCAGCCGCATGGCGACCTACGACGCGCTCGCGTCGTATCCGCCCACGCCTGCGCGCTTCGGAGACGCCGGGCTCCCGCCGCTCAGCGACGGGCAAGGGCGCCGCTACACGTACGCGCGTATCAGCCTGACCGACCGCTGCGACATGGCGTGCGTGTACTGCATGCCTCCCGGCGGCGAAGAAGAGCACGCCCTGCGGGACGAGCTCATGTCGTTCGAGGAGGTGGCGCGGCTGGTGCGGGTGCTCAGCGAGATGGGCGTCACGCGCGTGCGCTTCACGGGCGGCGAACCGCTCGTACGCAAGGACATCGTCCGGCTGGTGGCGCTCGCCCACGCCGAGGCTCCCTCGGTCGAGCTTGTGATGACCACCAACGCGGGGCGCCTGGCCGAGCTCGCGGGCCCGCTGGCCGACGCGGGGCTGCGCGGCGTGAACGTGAGCATCGACTCGCTCGACGCGACGCGCTTCGCCGAGATCACGCGCGGGGGGTCGCTGCCCGCCGTGCTCGCCGGGATGAACGCGGCGCGAGCGGCGGGCCTCACGCTGAAGACCAACACCATCCCCATGCGCGGCGTGAACGACGACGAGCTGCGCGCCCTGGTGGAGCACAGCTGGTCGCTGGGGGGTACTCCCCGCTTCATCGAGCTGATGCCCCTCGGAGAGGGCGCGAAGCTGCCGAGCACGCTGCGCATGACGCGCGCCGACGTGGAGCAGGTGCTGGGTGACCTGCTGAGCCAGGACGCCTTGCTGGTCGCCACAGGCGCAGACCGCGGCCCCGCCCGCTACGTACGCGCCGCCAACGCCACGCCTCCAAACGCCCCCAAGCGTTCGGTGCACGAGCGCCGCGTCGGCTTCATCACGCCGCTGAGCAGCACGTTCTGCGACAGCTGCAACCGTATCCGCGTGACCGCGCGCGGCGACCTGCGGGGCTGCCTCGCGTCGCGCAGCGCGCTCAGCTTGCGGGACATCCTGCGCGCGGGAGGCACGGACGCCGACATCGCCTGGGCCCTGGGCCACGCGCTCGGCCGCAAGCACGACGGCCACGGCTTCCTGGACCCGAACGAAGCCGAGCACCACCACGTGGGGATGAGCCTGATCGGCGGCTGA